A stretch of Vibrio maritimus DNA encodes these proteins:
- a CDS encoding amino acid ABC transporter permease: MEQHQFQPDLPPPANTVGVVGWLRKNLFNGPVNSVVTLVLGYFAISLIWYVFDWAILKADWVGTTREACTREGACWVFISVRWEQFMYGFYPQAELWRPRLFYATLAIFVALLAYERTPKRLWIWLFFVNIYPFIAAALLYGGVFGLEVVETHRWGGLLVTLIIALVGIIVSLPIGVALALGRRSEMPIIRSICTVYIEVWRGVPLITVLFMASVMLPLFFSEGVETDKLIRALIGVVMFSAAYMAEVIRGGLQAIPKGQYEAADALGLSYWKKMGLIVLPQALKITIPSIVNTFIGLFKDTSLVLIIGMFDVLGIGQAANTDPEWLGFATESYVFVALVFWVFCFGMSRYSIWLENKLHTGHKR, translated from the coding sequence ATGGAACAGCATCAATTTCAACCAGACCTTCCACCTCCAGCAAATACCGTTGGTGTTGTTGGCTGGCTGCGAAAAAACTTGTTTAACGGCCCTGTTAACTCTGTCGTTACTCTTGTACTGGGTTATTTCGCAATTTCACTAATCTGGTACGTGTTTGATTGGGCAATTTTGAAGGCCGACTGGGTTGGTACGACTCGCGAAGCATGTACACGTGAAGGTGCTTGTTGGGTCTTCATCAGTGTTCGTTGGGAACAGTTCATGTACGGGTTCTACCCACAAGCTGAACTATGGCGTCCTCGCCTGTTCTATGCAACGCTAGCGATTTTCGTGGCACTTCTTGCATACGAACGCACACCAAAGCGTCTTTGGATCTGGCTATTCTTCGTGAATATCTATCCTTTCATTGCAGCGGCGCTACTTTACGGTGGTGTGTTTGGTCTTGAAGTCGTCGAGACTCACCGTTGGGGTGGACTACTTGTTACCCTGATTATCGCACTAGTAGGTATCATCGTATCACTTCCAATCGGCGTAGCACTGGCTCTAGGTCGCCGTTCTGAGATGCCAATCATCAGAAGTATCTGTACGGTTTACATTGAAGTGTGGCGTGGTGTTCCACTAATTACCGTCCTATTTATGGCTTCTGTTATGCTTCCTCTCTTCTTCTCAGAGGGTGTGGAGACTGATAAGCTAATTCGTGCGCTTATTGGTGTTGTCATGTTTAGTGCAGCCTATATGGCAGAGGTAATTCGTGGTGGTTTACAAGCGATCCCTAAGGGTCAATATGAAGCCGCAGACGCACTTGGACTGAGTTATTGGAAAAAGATGGGATTAATCGTGCTTCCACAGGCACTAAAAATCACTATCCCATCGATTGTTAACACCTTTATCGGTCTATTTAAAGATACCAGTCTGGTACTCATCATCGGTATGTTCGATGTATTGGGTATTGGTCAAGCTGCGAACACTGACCCCGAGTGGTTAGGTTTTGCTACGGAAAGTTATGTATTTGTCGCGTTAGTGTTCTGGGTGTTCTGTTTTGGCATGTCGAGATACTCGATCTGGCTAGAGAACAAACTGCATACCGGTCACAAACGATAA
- a CDS encoding amino acid ABC transporter ATP-binding protein — MTQQEDYMIQLKDMNKWYGEFHVLKNINLDVKKGEKIVICGPSGSGKSTMIRCINRLEEHQAGHIFVSGTELTEDLKNIEAVRREVGMCFQHFNLFPHLTVLENCTLAPIWVKKMPKEEAEAIAMKYLERVKIPDQADKYPGQLSGGQQQRVAIARSLCMNPQVMLFDEPTSALDPEMVREVLDVMVELAEEGMTMLCVTHEMGFAKEVADRVIFMDAGEIIEENNPVDFFENPQSDRTQNFLSQILHH, encoded by the coding sequence ATGACGCAACAAGAAGATTACATGATCCAACTTAAGGACATGAATAAATGGTACGGCGAGTTTCACGTACTTAAGAATATCAACCTAGACGTTAAGAAAGGCGAAAAAATCGTAATCTGTGGCCCATCTGGCTCTGGTAAATCAACGATGATTCGCTGTATTAACCGTCTTGAAGAACACCAAGCGGGACATATCTTTGTCTCTGGTACAGAGCTTACCGAAGATCTAAAGAATATCGAGGCTGTACGACGTGAAGTCGGCATGTGCTTCCAGCACTTTAACCTCTTCCCTCACCTAACGGTTCTGGAGAACTGTACGCTTGCTCCTATCTGGGTAAAGAAAATGCCTAAAGAGGAAGCGGAAGCCATCGCTATGAAGTATCTAGAGCGCGTTAAGATCCCAGATCAAGCCGACAAGTATCCAGGTCAGCTATCTGGTGGTCAGCAACAACGTGTAGCGATTGCTCGTTCACTGTGTATGAACCCACAAGTCATGCTGTTTGATGAACCTACATCAGCGCTCGATCCAGAAATGGTTCGCGAAGTACTGGACGTAATGGTAGAGCTTGCAGAAGAAGGTATGACCATGCTGTGTGTAACGCACGAGATGGGCTTCGCTAAGGAAGTTGCAGATAGAGTTATCTTTATGGATGCTGGTGAAATTATTGAAGAAAACAACCCTGTCGATTTCTTCGAGAATCCGCAGTCTGACCGTACTCAGAACTTCCTGAGTCAGATTTTGCATCACTAA
- a CDS encoding Bax inhibitor-1/YccA family protein, translating into MNDPMVSRSSAQASVLQTNKVLRNTYALLSMTLLWSAVVAAFSMAMNLPRPGLILMLVGFYGLLFLTEKNRNNSMGLVFTFLFTGFLGYTTGPILNAYVGAGMGDVIVTALGGTALAFLGASAYALTTKRDLSFLGGVLMAGFVVLLIGMVANIFLQMPMIHLAMSGMFVLFSTGVILLTTQQIVRGGETNYISATVSLYVSIYNLFISLLSILGIMNND; encoded by the coding sequence ATGAACGATCCTATGGTATCTCGCAGTTCTGCTCAAGCGAGTGTACTGCAAACAAACAAAGTATTGCGAAATACTTACGCGCTGCTATCTATGACGCTACTTTGGTCTGCGGTCGTTGCAGCATTCTCAATGGCAATGAACCTACCTCGTCCAGGTCTTATCCTGATGTTGGTTGGTTTCTACGGCCTATTGTTCCTTACAGAGAAAAACCGTAACAACAGCATGGGTCTCGTATTCACATTCTTGTTCACTGGTTTCCTTGGTTATACAACAGGTCCAATCCTAAACGCCTATGTTGGCGCGGGTATGGGCGATGTTATCGTTACTGCTCTTGGTGGTACTGCCCTAGCCTTCTTAGGCGCATCGGCGTACGCTCTAACAACTAAGCGTGACCTATCATTCCTAGGTGGCGTACTAATGGCTGGTTTCGTTGTCCTACTTATCGGTATGGTAGCGAACATCTTCCTGCAGATGCCAATGATTCACCTAGCGATGAGCGGCATGTTTGTTCTGTTCTCTACTGGTGTGATTCTGTTGACGACTCAACAAATCGTGCGCGGTGGTGAAACAAACTACATCTCTGCAACAGTTAGCCTATATGTGTCTATCTACAACCTGTTCATCAGCCTACTTTCTATCCTAGGTATCATGAACAACGACTAA
- a CDS encoding TusE/DsrC/DsvC family sulfur relay protein → MFKYNGKTIETDAEGYLLNHQDWEQGMIEVLAAEEGIELTDAHIEVVMFVRDFYEEFNTSPAVRMLVKAMEKAHGPEKGNSKYLFKLFKKGPAKQATKLAGLPKPAKCL, encoded by the coding sequence ATGTTTAAATACAACGGAAAAACCATCGAAACCGATGCTGAAGGATACCTTCTCAATCACCAAGATTGGGAACAAGGAATGATCGAAGTACTCGCCGCTGAAGAAGGTATAGAGCTGACGGACGCTCATATTGAAGTCGTGATGTTTGTGAGAGACTTCTACGAAGAATTTAACACTTCCCCTGCCGTACGCATGCTTGTGAAAGCGATGGAAAAGGCGCACGGCCCAGAGAAAGGCAACAGCAAGTATTTATTTAAGCTGTTTAAGAAAGGCCCTGCTAAGCAGGCAACTAAGCTCGCGGGTCTTCCAAAACCAGCTAAGTGCTTGTAG
- the yccX gene encoding acylphosphatase: protein MSQYCQKVIVTGHVQGVGFRYHTCHEGLKLGLTGYAKNLYDGSVEVVACGDEARVEALCDWLLQGPRTASVESVVREPCEQTNVYSGFKIL from the coding sequence ATGAGTCAATATTGCCAGAAAGTGATCGTAACTGGACACGTACAAGGCGTGGGTTTTCGCTACCACACATGTCATGAAGGACTAAAGCTGGGTCTAACCGGTTATGCAAAAAATTTGTATGATGGGTCGGTAGAGGTCGTCGCATGTGGTGATGAGGCGAGAGTCGAAGCACTGTGTGATTGGCTTTTGCAAGGTCCCAGAACTGCATCGGTAGAGTCGGTAGTCAGGGAGCCTTGCGAACAAACAAACGTTTATTCAGGTTTCAAGATCCTTTAG
- a CDS encoding class I SAM-dependent methyltransferase, translating to MAAAIHLVKGRDKSLRRKHPWVFSRGISRVDGTPELGETVDVYAHNGEWLAKAAYSPNSQIRARVWSFKKQDIDVEFFIQQIQQAQLLREDIIERDGLTGYRLIAAESDGLPGVTIDRYGNFLVCQLLSAGAEYQKEALVQALIHCFPECSIYERSDVSVRKKEGLEERTGVIHGESPDKPVVIEENGVKISVDIINGHKTGFYLDQRDSRFQAQKYVKDKEVLNCFSYTGGFGLYALKGGAKRVINADVSQLALDTAKHNAELNGFTEKKKAVFLNADVFKLLREYRDQGTKFDVVIMDPPKFAESKAQLNGACRGYKDINMLAMQILKPGGTLLTYSCSGLMDGNLFQKIIADAAVDANRSVKFVERFEQAADHPTDTAYPEGFYLKGFACKVL from the coding sequence ATGGCAGCAGCTATTCACCTTGTTAAAGGCCGCGACAAATCACTTAGACGTAAACACCCTTGGGTTTTTTCAAGAGGTATCTCTCGTGTCGATGGGACGCCTGAGCTTGGTGAAACCGTCGATGTATATGCTCACAACGGCGAATGGTTGGCGAAAGCGGCTTACTCACCTAACTCTCAAATTCGCGCTCGCGTGTGGAGCTTTAAAAAGCAAGACATTGATGTTGAGTTTTTCATCCAACAAATCCAGCAAGCACAACTTCTTCGCGAAGATATTATCGAACGAGACGGCTTAACTGGCTATCGTTTAATCGCGGCTGAGTCAGATGGACTACCAGGGGTGACCATTGACCGCTACGGCAATTTCTTGGTGTGTCAGCTCTTAAGTGCCGGTGCAGAATACCAAAAAGAAGCACTGGTACAGGCTCTTATCCATTGCTTCCCCGAATGCTCTATCTACGAGCGCTCAGATGTATCGGTACGTAAAAAAGAAGGCTTAGAAGAGCGCACAGGCGTAATTCACGGTGAATCTCCTGACAAGCCAGTCGTAATCGAAGAAAACGGCGTCAAAATCAGCGTCGATATTATCAACGGTCACAAAACTGGTTTTTATCTCGACCAACGCGATAGCCGCTTCCAAGCACAAAAATATGTGAAAGATAAAGAAGTGCTTAACTGCTTTAGCTACACGGGTGGCTTTGGACTTTACGCACTTAAAGGCGGTGCTAAGCGCGTTATCAACGCGGACGTTTCACAACTCGCACTCGATACAGCAAAACACAATGCCGAGCTCAACGGCTTCACAGAGAAGAAAAAAGCCGTGTTCCTGAACGCTGACGTGTTCAAACTGTTACGTGAGTATCGCGATCAAGGGACGAAGTTTGACGTCGTCATTATGGATCCGCCAAAATTTGCTGAATCAAAAGCACAGCTAAATGGCGCTTGCCGTGGCTATAAAGACATCAACATGCTTGCGATGCAGATTCTAAAACCAGGCGGCACACTGCTAACCTACTCTTGTTCAGGATTAATGGACGGCAATCTGTTCCAGAAAATCATCGCAGACGCTGCGGTCGATGCTAACCGCTCGGTTAAGTTTGTTGAGCGTTTTGAACAAGCAGCAGACCACCCAACCGACACAGCTTACCCAGAAGGGTTCTATTTGAAGGGTTTTGCCTGTAAGGTCCTATAA
- a CDS encoding TolC family outer membrane protein, translating to MALSLPVNSQTLEQAVAFTLKTNPDIKAAYNEYVSKRYDADAAVGAYRPKIDLDGGIGYERTDYDRENIINSRNESLTRKEIGITLTQLIWDGNETLNDIDRTAADAESVRYQLLADASDIALEVAQIYLDATKAYEVLALSEANLEVHKKIYSDIKKRVDSGIGSTADLSQVEARIAKAHGNLLAAQNNLFDTHTQFKRLVGQAPLGLKYPRADEVAIPLTVDDALQMAIETHPVIKISQVDVDSARFQYQQTKGVNYPTFYIDAGHNWRDDASGNIGTDNETRAMLRMRYNLYNGGSDSDRTESAAYQLNKAKDFRDRTYRMVEEGLKLSWTGLEYTVQQKDFLSDHVDSASDTVVAYQKQYKIGKRTLLDVLNTENELFEARKGYLDAKYAEQFARYRVMNATGGLLDALRVDTPEEWNERVEY from the coding sequence ATGGCTCTTAGCCTTCCTGTTAACAGCCAAACCCTTGAACAAGCCGTTGCTTTCACACTCAAAACCAACCCAGACATTAAAGCTGCTTATAATGAGTACGTGAGTAAACGTTACGATGCTGACGCAGCAGTCGGTGCATACCGTCCTAAAATCGATTTAGATGGCGGTATCGGTTACGAAAGAACCGACTACGACCGTGAAAACATTATTAACAGCAGAAATGAGAGCCTGACAAGAAAGGAAATCGGGATAACGCTGACTCAGCTAATTTGGGACGGTAACGAAACACTGAACGATATCGACAGAACGGCTGCCGATGCCGAATCGGTTCGATATCAACTCCTTGCTGACGCTTCCGATATCGCTTTAGAAGTTGCTCAGATCTATCTTGACGCCACCAAGGCTTATGAAGTTCTCGCCCTATCTGAGGCCAATCTAGAAGTTCACAAGAAAATCTATTCTGATATCAAAAAACGTGTTGATTCCGGTATCGGCTCCACCGCAGATTTGTCACAGGTTGAAGCGCGTATCGCAAAAGCACATGGTAATCTTCTGGCGGCTCAAAATAACCTTTTTGATACACACACTCAGTTTAAACGCCTTGTCGGACAAGCTCCTCTAGGGCTTAAATATCCGCGAGCGGATGAAGTGGCCATCCCGTTAACTGTCGATGACGCTCTTCAAATGGCGATAGAGACTCACCCAGTGATTAAAATTTCGCAAGTAGACGTTGATTCGGCTCGATTCCAATATCAACAGACCAAAGGCGTAAACTACCCGACGTTTTACATTGATGCTGGCCACAATTGGCGAGATGACGCAAGCGGCAACATTGGTACAGACAACGAAACGCGTGCCATGCTGCGTATGCGCTATAACCTCTACAACGGCGGTTCCGATTCAGATCGTACAGAGTCAGCAGCCTATCAGCTCAATAAAGCAAAAGACTTCCGAGACCGTACCTATCGAATGGTTGAAGAAGGGTTGAAGTTATCATGGACGGGCCTCGAGTATACGGTACAACAGAAAGATTTCTTGTCAGACCATGTTGACTCAGCATCAGACACCGTTGTTGCCTATCAAAAGCAATACAAAATCGGTAAACGTACCCTACTCGATGTACTTAACACTGAAAATGAGCTGTTTGAGGCACGTAAAGGTTACTTGGATGCAAAATATGCTGAGCAGTTCGCGCGCTACAGGGTGATGAACGCGACTGGCGGTCTATTAGATGCGCTTCGTGTGGATACACCTGAAGAATGGAACGAGAGAGTGGAGTATTAA
- a CDS encoding OmpA family protein produces MKLQSKLIICGLMVAPLVAVATTPEEDKYDYRPTPVADQKADLLDDDGDGVINARDLCITTPQGAELDNDGCEQYIDVSNSLALRILFDNNSTFIKPVFQNQISEMAAFLNEYPETSIEIQGFASIVGDEDKNMVLSQNRAEVVRQAIISNGVDANRLTIIGFGETKPEELGNTEFAHAMNRKVVASVVGYKGEVDMEWTIFTKIGK; encoded by the coding sequence ATGAAACTACAGAGTAAACTGATAATCTGTGGCCTGATGGTTGCGCCACTGGTCGCGGTTGCAACGACACCGGAAGAAGACAAGTACGACTATCGCCCTACTCCGGTCGCAGATCAAAAAGCCGACCTGCTCGATGACGATGGAGATGGTGTTATTAATGCGCGAGATCTGTGTATTACAACGCCTCAGGGAGCGGAGCTGGATAACGACGGCTGTGAGCAATATATCGATGTGTCGAACTCATTAGCATTGCGTATCCTGTTCGACAATAACTCAACCTTCATTAAGCCCGTGTTTCAAAACCAGATCTCCGAAATGGCAGCGTTTCTTAACGAGTATCCAGAGACAAGCATCGAGATACAAGGTTTTGCGAGTATTGTAGGCGACGAAGATAAAAACATGGTGCTTTCTCAAAACCGCGCAGAAGTCGTTAGACAAGCCATTATAAGCAATGGCGTAGACGCTAACCGTCTTACCATTATTGGTTTTGGCGAAACCAAGCCCGAGGAACTCGGTAATACTGAGTTTGCTCACGCCATGAACCGTAAAGTGGTCGCATCCGTTGTCGGATACAAAGGCGAAGTGGATATGGAGTGGACTATTTTCACTAAAATTGGAAAATAG
- a CDS encoding DUF2750 domain-containing protein: MSKLTSDIEQNLKLFIEETSKTQLVWGLRNDEGWLAVDSTEFENSEVMPFWSSEEDAKTHNVEEWADFEVLHIPLDIFVEDWLLTLDEDGVLIGTNWNDKLEGKEMEPSDVAKLYLKAD, encoded by the coding sequence ATGAGTAAATTAACGTCTGATATCGAACAGAACCTAAAGCTGTTTATTGAAGAAACAAGCAAAACCCAACTTGTTTGGGGTCTTCGCAACGACGAAGGTTGGTTGGCGGTTGACTCGACTGAGTTCGAAAACAGCGAAGTAATGCCTTTTTGGTCATCTGAAGAAGATGCTAAAACGCATAATGTAGAAGAATGGGCTGACTTCGAAGTGCTGCACATTCCACTCGATATCTTTGTTGAAGACTGGTTGCTAACACTGGATGAAGATGGCGTACTAATCGGAACTAACTGGAACGATAAATTAGAAGGTAAAGAAATGGAGCCTTCTGACGTTGCTAAGCTTTATCTAAAAGCAGATTAA
- the queC gene encoding 7-cyano-7-deazaguanine synthase QueC, whose product MKKAVVVFSGGQDSTTCLVQALEQYDEVHAITFDYGQRHKLEIEVAEAVAKKLGVKAHKVMDVGLLNELAISSLTRDDIPVSHELQENGLPNSFVPGRNILFLTLAGIYAYQIGAQAVITGVCETDFSGYPDCRNDFIKAMNSALVQGMDRELDIVTPLMWLDKAETWALADKYDALELVRNETLTCYNGVIGDGCGDCPSCELRANGLNQYLDNKETVMKSLEDKSN is encoded by the coding sequence ATGAAAAAGGCAGTAGTTGTTTTCAGTGGTGGTCAAGATTCCACAACCTGTTTGGTGCAGGCTCTGGAGCAGTACGATGAAGTCCATGCGATCACGTTTGATTATGGACAACGACACAAGCTGGAAATTGAAGTAGCAGAAGCGGTAGCGAAAAAGCTAGGCGTGAAAGCTCATAAAGTGATGGACGTGGGTCTTCTTAACGAACTCGCTATCAGCTCGCTGACTCGAGACGATATTCCTGTTTCCCATGAGCTGCAAGAGAACGGTTTGCCGAATTCTTTTGTGCCTGGTCGTAATATTCTCTTTCTGACGCTTGCTGGTATCTATGCGTATCAGATTGGTGCACAAGCAGTGATTACTGGTGTTTGTGAAACCGATTTTTCTGGTTACCCAGACTGCCGTAATGACTTCATCAAAGCGATGAACAGCGCTTTGGTGCAAGGCATGGACAGAGAGCTCGATATTGTGACGCCACTAATGTGGCTAGACAAAGCGGAAACGTGGGCGTTAGCAGACAAATACGATGCACTTGAGCTAGTTAGAAACGAGACGCTGACTTGTTATAACGGTGTGATTGGTGATGGTTGTGGCGACTGCCCATCATGTGAGCTAAGAGCCAATGGACTGAATCAGTACCTAGACAATAAAGAAACGGTAATGAAGTCCTTAGAAGACAAGTCCAACTAA
- the queE gene encoding 7-carboxy-7-deazaguanine synthase QueE, protein MSGKQFKINEMFETIQGEGVFTGVPAVFVRLQICNVGCAWCDTKQTWEAKAEDERAFGEIITKQGDSPTWSDVSAQDIVDMYNAQGFNAKHIVITGGEPCEYDLTPLCEAFEAIGARCQIETSGTSEVKVTDATWVTVSPKVAMKGKREVLESALERANEIKHPVATDKNIEQLDELLDGVVLKDDVVIALQPISQKPRATELCMSTCIARNWRLSVQTHKYLNIA, encoded by the coding sequence ATGAGCGGTAAACAATTCAAGATCAACGAAATGTTCGAAACCATCCAAGGTGAAGGCGTATTTACAGGCGTTCCCGCGGTGTTCGTCCGGCTTCAGATTTGCAACGTTGGTTGTGCATGGTGTGATACCAAGCAAACTTGGGAAGCAAAAGCAGAGGATGAGCGAGCGTTTGGAGAAATCATCACGAAGCAAGGCGATAGTCCAACGTGGAGCGATGTAAGTGCTCAAGACATCGTTGATATGTATAACGCGCAGGGTTTTAATGCTAAGCATATTGTTATCACGGGTGGGGAGCCGTGTGAGTACGATCTGACGCCGCTTTGTGAAGCATTTGAGGCAATAGGTGCTCGATGTCAAATTGAGACCAGCGGTACGTCTGAAGTCAAAGTTACCGATGCTACATGGGTGACAGTGTCACCTAAAGTCGCAATGAAAGGTAAACGTGAAGTATTAGAATCGGCGTTAGAGCGTGCGAACGAGATTAAACATCCAGTAGCGACAGATAAAAACATCGAACAGCTAGATGAACTGCTAGATGGCGTTGTACTTAAAGATGACGTAGTAATCGCACTTCAACCGATCAGTCAAAAACCACGAGCGACAGAATTGTGTATGTCGACCTGTATTGCTCGTAACTGGCGCTTGTCGGTTCAGACCCACAAATATTTGAATATTGCTTAG